GCCGTCCTGGACCGGTCCCGCCGCGCGGGACGGCTTCGTGGGCGTCAAGGTCGTGTCCGTCTTCCCGGAGAACGGCGCCAGGGGCCTGCCCAGCGTGATGGGCTCCTACCTGCTGATGGACGGCGCCCCGGGCCAGCCCGTGGCGGTCCTCGACGGTACGCGCCGGACGGTCTGGCGCACGGCCGCCGCATCCGCCCTGGCGGCCCGGTATCTGGCGCGCGAGGATGCGAGCCGCATGGTGATGGTCGGCGCCGGATCCCTCGCGCCCTTCCTCATCCGCGCCCATATGAGCCAGCGGCCGATCCGCGAGGGGGCGCTCTGGAACCACAACGGCGCCAGGGCCGAGGCGCTCGCGGCCGAGCTGCGCCGGGAGGGCCTGCCGGTCACCGCCGTGACGGACCTCGAGGCGGCGGTGCGCGAGGCCGATCTCGTCTCCTGCGCGACCCTTTCGACGGCGCCCATCGTCAAGGGTGCATGGCTGAAGCCGGGTGCGCATCTCGACCTCGTCGGGGCCTTCAATCTCCGGATGCGCGAGGCGGACGACGAAGCTTTGCTGCGGGCCCGGGTCTATATCGACACGCCCGCCGCCAGGACGGAGGGTGGGGACGTGGCCGTGTCGCTCCAGAGCGGCGCGATGGCCGAGAGCCATATCCGAGGCACGCTCGCGGATCTGTGCCGGAGCGCGCCCGGCCGCGATGCGGCCTCCATCACGGTCTTCAAGTCGGTCGGTGCGGCATTGGAGGATTTGGCTGCGGCGATGCTGGTGTGGCGCTCGCTTGCAAAAGCGTAGTAAAGTAGCCCTTATGGATAACCTGATCAAAATCTGCGGGCTCTCGACGCCCGAGACCCTTGAGGTCGCCTTGGATGCAGGCGCGGACATGGTCGGCTTCACACGTATTCCCAGGAGCCCCCGTCACGTCAGTCTCGATCTCGCCCATCGACTCTCCCTGCAGGCCAGGGGGCGCACCCAACGCGTGGTTCTGCTGCTCAATCCGGGCGACGAGGACATCGCGCAGGCCGTCGAGGCGATCAACCCTGACCTGATCCAGTTGCATGGGAGCGAGACGCCCGAGCGCGTGGCCGAAATCCGCGCCATGGTCAAGCGCCCGGTCATGAAGGCACTGGGCATTGCGGAAGCCTCCGAT
This region of Microvirga mediterraneensis genomic DNA includes:
- a CDS encoding phosphoribosylanthranilate isomerase; the encoded protein is MDNLIKICGLSTPETLEVALDAGADMVGFTRIPRSPRHVSLDLAHRLSLQARGRTQRVVLLLNPGDEDIAQAVEAINPDLIQLHGSETPERVAEIRAMVKRPVMKALGIAEASDLQALTAYAGADRILLDAKPPRTAGALPGGNGIAFDWRLLNGLDPRLSFMLSGGLNPDNVAEAIRLTKPQAVDVSSGVESGPGLKDPARIEAFIRAARTAFAAAHH
- a CDS encoding ornithine cyclodeaminase family protein, which translates into the protein MRVVTSAEIDRVLTFPALIDALGEAFRGDMVTPVRHHHEIERAGAHGTLLLMPSWTGPAARDGFVGVKVVSVFPENGARGLPSVMGSYLLMDGAPGQPVAVLDGTRRTVWRTAAASALAARYLAREDASRMVMVGAGSLAPFLIRAHMSQRPIREGALWNHNGARAEALAAELRREGLPVTAVTDLEAAVREADLVSCATLSTAPIVKGAWLKPGAHLDLVGAFNLRMREADDEALLRARVYIDTPAARTEGGDVAVSLQSGAMAESHIRGTLADLCRSAPGRDAASITVFKSVGAALEDLAAAMLVWRSLAKA